TGGGACGCCAAAATGCAGGAGCTGATGGCCGCCAACGAGAGCCTCTCGGCCCTCCGTGCCCAGCTCGATCGCGAGTTGCAGAACGTGGTCGAACGCAAGGATGACCTGCTTCCCAAGTTCGGCGTGACCGAAGAGGAAGTCAAGCAAGGCGCCCCCGCAAAGGCCGGGCTGCCTGCGGCGAAAAATCCCCAGGCCCGCGAGGCCATCGAACGGTTCCAGAAGCTCTGCCGGGATGCCCGACGGCGGGCGATCGGCGAAGGCTGATGGCGGCGACGGTTGACGACTATTCCCTGGTGCAAGGAACACAAGCATGGTGTTGAAGATGTTCACGCGAAAGCAGACCCCCGCCCAACCGAGGCTCGCGGTGCAGCGGCGAATGACCGGCCGACACAAGGACTACGTGCCGGCCGAACCGCGAACATTGGACCAGGATCCGCTCAAACGGGTTCTCCAACAGGGACGCTGCGGCCTGCTCGTCCGCGGCGACGAACAGTGGCGGAACCATCCGCAGTTCGCCTCGGGCTCGAAAACCGCCCTGCGCAAAATCGACGAGACGTTCGCCCTGGTTCCGGAGGGTTTCGTCTCGCTCCCCCAGACGGTCACCGACGCCCCGGGCTCCCCCGAGATGGACTTCGAAACGGACCCGTTCCTGATGGCCCGCTGCGCGACGACCAACGCCGAATTTCAGTTGTTCGTCGACGACAACGCCTACGAAAACCTCGAACTGTGGCCCAAAGACATCTGGCCCCACCTGATCGACTTCAAGGATCTGACCGGCCTGCCCGGACCTCGCTACTGGGAACATGGACGGCACGACCGACGCCTGGCGGACCATCCCGTGGTGGGCATCTGCTACTACGAGGCGGCGGCGTACGCGGCATGGGCCGGCTACCGCCTGC
This genomic stretch from Phycisphaerae bacterium harbors:
- a CDS encoding formylglycine-generating enzyme family protein → MVLKMFTRKQTPAQPRLAVQRRMTGRHKDYVPAEPRTLDQDPLKRVLQQGRCGLLVRGDEQWRNHPQFASGSKTALRKIDETFALVPEGFVSLPQTVTDAPGSPEMDFETDPFLMARCATTNAEFQLFVDDNAYENLELWPKDIWPHLIDFKDLTGLPGPRYWEHGRHDRRLADHPVVGICYYEAAAYAAWAGYRLPTEAEWQMAASWRIRSSAYVLRRYPWGDAMDASRCNIWMSGVGTTVPVHEYENGAAPNGVLHLCGNVWEWTDSDYCVYDEEGRPVVGDMLMKSIRGGSFDTYFACQATSFFRTGLACLMRTHNVGIRCALDCSAVDDQNGGEQGSEQ